In a genomic window of candidate division WOR-3 bacterium:
- a CDS encoding class I SAM-dependent methyltransferase: MSIQLRLNVERLWQVLQGIRPPKQYVNVEGGGIEQQHDWRLRLHHCANYAAALTILRQENRRLRLLELGCGTGALSYGLARIMPPEWSLMATDYSRYLIEYARQQYSAPNLVFDCLDVNDISASALREFDAVLMLELIEHLNCRETRELLHRLGAGLKPASLVVISTPDRSAFPRDHSGYYPHKIEYRYSTLFQFLSGLQNNPFRSFELYQIVAPGIVRAAVRTERRGGYFFNRVAGLIERLSSHQVQFRRYQRRVLSWLSRVFWQLTGGGQRCDITRLLDDLQLTGTDSGDHQLSFSLVAVLRK; the protein is encoded by the coding sequence TTGAGCATCCAATTGCGTCTTAATGTTGAGCGTCTGTGGCAGGTACTGCAGGGAATCAGGCCTCCAAAGCAGTATGTCAATGTGGAAGGCGGGGGGATTGAGCAACAGCACGACTGGCGGCTGCGGTTGCATCACTGTGCCAACTATGCTGCGGCACTGACAATTCTGAGACAGGAAAACCGGCGTTTGCGACTCCTGGAGCTGGGCTGTGGTACCGGCGCACTTTCCTATGGACTGGCCCGGATCATGCCGCCGGAATGGAGCCTGATGGCGACAGACTATTCGCGGTATCTGATTGAGTATGCCCGCCAGCAGTATTCGGCTCCGAATCTTGTGTTTGACTGTCTTGATGTTAATGACATTTCCGCATCGGCACTCCGGGAGTTCGATGCGGTGCTCATGCTGGAACTGATTGAACACCTGAACTGTCGGGAAACCAGAGAGCTTCTCCACCGGCTGGGAGCGGGACTGAAACCTGCCAGTCTGGTGGTTATTTCCACTCCGGATCGTTCCGCCTTTCCGCGTGATCATTCCGGTTATTATCCCCATAAAATCGAATACCGGTATTCCACTCTGTTTCAGTTTCTCAGCGGTCTGCAGAACAATCCGTTCCGCAGTTTCGAGCTTTATCAGATAGTTGCGCCCGGAATCGTCCGGGCAGCGGTCCGGACTGAAAGACGGGGTGGTTACTTTTTCAATCGGGTTGCCGGACTGATTGAGCGGCTGAGTTCCCATCAGGTTCAATTTCGCCGCTACCAGAGAAGGGTGTTAAGCTGGTTAAGCCGGGTGTTCTGGCAATTGACCGGTGGCGGGCAGAGATGTGACATCACCCGGCTGCTTGATGATCTCCAGTTGACCGGGACTGATAGCGGTGATCATCAGCTTTCATTCAGTCTGGTTGCAGTGCTGAGAAAATGA
- the mtnA gene encoding S-methyl-5-thioribose-1-phosphate isomerase, with amino-acid sequence MKRRGLEIPDVLVYQQGCLRIIDQRFLPSRVIYRKLSSVPAVAEAIRQLQIRGAPWIGVAAAYGMAVAAERSGDRELITRLTKAAEMLMAARPTAVNLGWAVSRIMEVVEHTKGVSPAVLRYRVFKEAKVIEEDERRRSRAIARHGAKLVPENGTVMTICNTGMLAGPGLGTALGVIYQASQEGKNPLVYVCETRPLLQGARLTAWELKRAGINFRLIVDSASAGVIEHCDLVIVGADRIAANGDTANKIGTRMLALLAKAAGKPFYVAAPSSTFDLKIRDGKEIPIEIRSGDEITRIGTCGVAPAGITAYNPAFDVTPARYIAAFITEKGVVRPPYRNRLPRLLHSVVTKTRSITTGGRT; translated from the coding sequence ATGAAAAGAAGAGGACTGGAAATTCCTGATGTGCTGGTATATCAGCAGGGATGTCTGCGGATTATCGATCAGCGGTTTCTGCCATCAAGGGTGATCTACCGGAAGCTGAGCAGCGTTCCGGCGGTTGCCGAGGCAATTCGACAGTTGCAGATTCGCGGTGCACCATGGATCGGAGTGGCGGCGGCATACGGGATGGCAGTTGCGGCGGAGCGGTCAGGTGACCGGGAACTGATTACCCGATTGACAAAAGCCGCGGAAATGCTGATGGCGGCACGTCCGACTGCAGTCAATCTTGGCTGGGCGGTGAGCAGGATAATGGAGGTTGTTGAGCACACAAAGGGTGTTTCGCCAGCGGTGTTGCGGTACCGGGTGTTTAAGGAGGCGAAGGTGATTGAGGAGGATGAGCGCCGCCGGTCCCGGGCAATTGCCCGTCACGGTGCCAAACTCGTGCCAGAAAACGGAACTGTCATGACAATCTGTAATACCGGGATGCTCGCCGGACCCGGATTGGGAACGGCACTGGGGGTGATCTATCAGGCGTCTCAGGAGGGGAAAAATCCACTGGTGTATGTCTGTGAAACCAGGCCGCTGCTCCAGGGTGCCCGGTTGACCGCTTGGGAGCTAAAGCGGGCAGGCATCAATTTCCGGCTTATTGTTGACAGTGCCAGTGCCGGCGTGATTGAGCATTGCGACCTAGTAATTGTTGGAGCAGACCGGATTGCAGCAAACGGGGATACTGCAAATAAAATTGGGACGCGGATGCTGGCATTACTGGCTAAGGCTGCCGGCAAACCGTTTTATGTGGCAGCTCCGTCATCCACATTTGACCTTAAGATCAGAGACGGCAAGGAAATTCCAATTGAAATCCGCAGTGGTGATGAGATTACCCGGATCGGAACCTGCGGGGTGGCACCGGCTGGAATAACCGCTTACAATCCGGCGTTTGATGTCACGCCGGCGCGTTATATCGCCGCGTTTATTACCGAAAAAGGGGTTGTCCGTCCGCCTTACCGGAACCGTCTTCCCCGTCTGCTTCACTCGGTGGTAACAAAGACCCGTTCCATCACCACCGGTGGCCGGACCTGA
- a CDS encoding peptidylprolyl isomerase translates to MSKLLIVSLMIAVLLVGCGAPKKTDPAPADTAGTATPQPPGLLKDTLISTNLPEKLFITILVKDFGKIKVEMYTKDAPLNVTNVANLAIKGFYNGLTFHRIEPGFVVQGGDPKGDGTGGPGYTVPAEIKRKHEKGAMAMARLPDQVNPNLESSGSQFYFCLQPLPQLDGKYTVIGKIVEGMEVLEKIGQVRPPVVMERVFVTTE, encoded by the coding sequence GTGTCAAAACTCTTAATAGTCTCATTGATGATTGCTGTCCTTTTAGTCGGTTGTGGCGCTCCCAAAAAAACAGACCCGGCACCAGCTGACACCGCCGGCACCGCCACTCCACAACCACCGGGTCTGCTCAAGGATACGCTTATTTCAACCAACCTTCCGGAAAAGCTGTTTATTACCATTCTGGTCAAGGACTTCGGCAAAATCAAGGTGGAAATGTATACCAAGGATGCGCCGCTGAATGTCACTAATGTTGCCAATCTGGCAATCAAAGGATTCTACAACGGACTCACGTTCCACCGGATTGAACCGGGTTTTGTGGTTCAGGGGGGCGACCCCAAAGGCGACGGCACCGGCGGCCCGGGTTACACCGTCCCTGCAGAAATCAAACGCAAGCATGAAAAAGGAGCAATGGCGATGGCTCGTCTGCCGGATCAGGTAAACCCCAACCTCGAATCCTCGGGCAGCCAGTTTTACTTCTGTCTCCAGCCGCTCCCCCAGCTGGATGGTAAATACACCGTGATCGGCAAAATCGTAGAAGGCATGGAGGTACTGGAGAAGATCGGTCAGGTCCGGCCACCGGTGGTGATGGAACGGGTCTTTGTTACCACCGAGTGA
- a CDS encoding DNRLRE domain-containing protein, with protein sequence MKFFFPLTLLLLACNTLPVGFDQLTTLPESGMLELVPDSLDYYGRHIPLGYADWLLLGRDEQYESRVLLKFPLKDSALDSVTGVRLILHPIDSTPVTFVCRACSTEWTTAAVTWLLADSATRWLTPGGDLWEFTLGTATLTRESTVVELDRSRLTLLVQKSSGIMLLPTDTGFAAITNMTDAKAGPKLVFHYADGKERIYYATGDAHIVDTLNICSQLTDLLIGASFAFRTYLKFRLDTLPPEVTILRAQLLFTPRTIYRRSDTLKLGVHRLTESYQLRNRHAGYEENAAATTAYILVAQDTMVSLDITTLVQNWVSHPDSFPNHGLLITAEPEWQRPFRLKLSRSGNTAPQLKIQYILPPPDRFSR encoded by the coding sequence ATGAAATTTTTCTTTCCCCTCACGCTGCTACTTCTTGCCTGCAACACGCTGCCGGTCGGCTTTGACCAGCTGACCACCCTGCCGGAAAGCGGCATGCTGGAACTGGTACCGGATTCACTCGACTATTACGGCCGGCATATTCCGCTCGGTTATGCCGACTGGCTGCTGTTGGGCAGGGACGAACAGTATGAATCCCGGGTACTGCTCAAATTCCCGCTAAAAGACAGCGCACTCGATTCGGTCACCGGCGTGCGCCTGATTCTTCACCCCATTGACAGCACTCCGGTCACATTCGTCTGTCGTGCCTGTTCAACAGAGTGGACTACCGCTGCGGTGACCTGGCTCCTGGCTGACTCTGCCACCCGCTGGCTTACACCGGGGGGCGACCTCTGGGAATTTACTCTGGGCACCGCCACGCTCACCCGGGAATCCACAGTCGTGGAACTGGACCGCAGCCGGCTGACACTGCTGGTACAGAAATCATCAGGGATAATGCTTCTCCCCACCGATACCGGATTCGCTGCGATCACAAATATGACCGATGCCAAAGCCGGACCCAAACTGGTCTTCCACTATGCCGATGGCAAGGAAAGGATCTATTATGCCACCGGCGACGCCCACATCGTTGATACCCTCAACATCTGCAGCCAGCTGACCGATTTGCTGATCGGCGCCAGTTTTGCCTTCCGCACTTATCTGAAATTCCGGCTTGACACCCTGCCACCTGAGGTCACAATTCTCCGGGCGCAACTGTTGTTTACACCCCGGACCATTTACCGCCGGTCCGACACGCTGAAACTTGGCGTTCACCGCCTGACCGAATCCTATCAGCTGCGCAACCGCCATGCCGGCTACGAAGAAAACGCTGCTGCCACTACCGCCTACATTCTGGTTGCACAGGACACCATGGTCAGCCTCGACATTACTACGCTGGTTCAGAACTGGGTATCACACCCGGATTCCTTTCCCAATCACGGTCTGCTGATCACGGCCGAACCGGAATGGCAGCGACCGTTCCGGCTGAAACTCTCCCGCTCCGGCAACACCGCTCCCCAGCTGAAAATTCAGTATATTCTTCCCCCTCCGGACCGGTTCTCAAGATGA